A part of Sebastes umbrosus isolate fSebUmb1 chromosome 21, fSebUmb1.pri, whole genome shotgun sequence genomic DNA contains:
- the map3k22 gene encoding mitogen-activated protein kinase kinase kinase 22, whose product MMTVNMDDGLQNGPGQHRNSQDDEEALNSIMKDLAALGRCYTQHNSHKPKNRTLLYKQDLRVKLEHEREKRIIPFQRPLKIKELLQKVTEAFGQQMDMFFMEKELLLPLKTQEDLDQAVLTLGCSSGTNGLLRILLKTPKNNHYLQVNSRDKQSEMRSSRSLGDLKGSLLKGSERVRKHSTGSLHTGRTSPPPGSVPEEQQQIARQGSYTSIHSEGEFIPETMLDAFGSADNSLSSSCQSIDQALDSPPFSQNNRDNNYLNLNYEYKGRHGKGGTFPRQFQLPNRSKDYGDRRRTLPRSFMPQENLFQLVPSSRTRSYNGDSTALQYSDLRSLGRTIDKSCQRGTAKSPRAPVNWRQGKLLGRGAFGEVYLCYDADTGRELAAKQVPFDTDCQETSKEVNALECEIQLLKNLRHERIVQYYGCLRDLEQKKLTIFVEFMPGGSIKDQLKAYGALTEKVTRRYTRQILQGVSYLHSNMIVHRDIKGANILRDSSGNVKLGDFGASKRIQTICMSGTGIKSVTGTPYWMSPEVINGEGYGRKADVWSVACTVVEMLTQKPPWAEYEAMAAIFKIATQPTKPMLPDSVSDAGRDFLRQVFVEEKWRPTADCLLSHPFVQGCF is encoded by the exons ATGACGAGGAGGCGCTCAACTCCATCATGAAGGACCTGGCAGCCCTGGGTCGCTGCTACACCCAGCACAACAGCCACAAGCCCAAGAACAGAACATTACTCTACAAACAG GATTTAAGAGTCAAGCTGGAGCATGAGAGAGAAAAACG GATCATCCCGTTCCAGAGGCCGCTGAAGATCAAGGAGCTGCTGCAGAAAGTGACCGAGGCCTTTGGCCAACAGATGGACATGTTCTTCATGGAAAAAGAG ctgctgctgcccctGAAGACCCAGGAGGACCTGGATCAGGCGGTGCTGACGTTGGGCTGCAGCTCGGGGACCAACGGGCTGCTCAGGATACTGCTAAAAACCCCTAAGAACAACCAT TACCTACAGGTGAACAGCAGGGACAAACAGAGCGAGATGAGGTCATCGCGGTCACTGGGAGATCTGAAGGGCTCCCTGCTCAAGGGCTCGGAGAGGGTGCGCAAACACTCGACAG GTTCCCTGCACACGGGTCGGACGTCCCCACCTCCGGGCAGCGTCCccgaggagcagcagcagattgCCCGCCAGGGCTCCTACACCAGCATTCACAGTGAAGGGGAGTTCATCCCCGAGACT ATGCTGGATGCCTTCGGGAGTGCGGACAACTCACTGtcgagcagctgtcaatcaatagaTCAAGCACTGGACAG TCCTCCTTTCTCGCAGAACAACCGCGACAATAATTACCTGAACCTCAACTATGAATACAAAG GTCGCCATGGGAAAGGAGGGACTTTCCCTCGCCAGTTCCAGTTGCCCAATCGCAGCAAGGATTACGGAGACC GTCGCAGGACACTTCCGCGCAGCTTTATGCCGCAGGAGAACCTGTTTCAGCTGGTTCCTTCCAGTCGCACACGCAGTTATAATGGAGACAGTACAGCGCTGCAGTACAGCGACCTGCGCTCGCTGGGCCGCACCATCGACAAGAGCTGCCAGCGGGGTACAGCCAAGT CGCCGCGGGCGCCAGTCAACTGGCGACAGGGAAAGCTCCTGGGGCGCGGGGCGTTCGGGGAGGTCTACCTCTGCTATGACGCAGACACAGGCCGCGAGCTGGCTGCCAAGCAGGTGCCCTTTGACACCGACTGTCAGGAAACCAGCAAG gaGGTGAATGCTCTGGAGTGTGAGATTCAGCTGCTGAAGAATCTGCGTCACGAGCGGATCGTTCAGTACTACGGTTGTCTTCGGGACCTTGAGCAGAAGAAACTCACCATTTTTGTGGAGTTTATGCCCGGG GGCTCAATAAAGGACCAGCTGAAAGCCTATGGAGCCCTGACAGAGAAGGTGACGAGGAGATACACCAGGCAGATCCTCCAAGGAGTCTCCTACCTGCACAGCAACATGATTGTACACAGAGACATCAAAG GTGCTAACATCCTGAGAGACTCCTCGGGGAACGTGAAGCTGGGAGACTTTGGAGCCAGCAAACGTATCCAGACCATCTGCATGTCTGGTACAGGAATCAAGTCCGTCACTGGCACCCCCTACTGGATGAGCCCCGAAGTCATCAACGGGGAGGGCTACGGCCGCAAAGCTGATGTATG GAGCGTTGCCTGCACCGTCGTGGAAATGTTGACCCAGAAACCCCCGTGGGCAGAGTACGAGGCCATGGCTGCCATTTTTAAGATCGCCACCCAGCCTACGAAGCCCATGCTTCCCGACAGCGTGTCTGACGCGGGCAGGGACTTCCTGCGGCAGGTGTTCGTGGAGGAGAAGTGGCGGCCCACCGCAGACTGTCTGCTCAGCCACCCGTTCGTCCAGGGCTGCTTCTGA